Part of the Lytechinus pictus isolate F3 Inbred chromosome 18, Lp3.0, whole genome shotgun sequence genome, gtccactccagaaaaatgttaatttgaataaatagagaaaaatcaaactaacgtaacgctgaaaatttttatcaaaattggatgtaaaataagaaagttatgacattttaaagtttcgcttatttttcacaaaatagttatacagtatatatgcacatctcagtgacatgcaaatgagagagttgatgatgtctctcactcactatttcttttgttttttattgtttgaatcatacaatattcattttttacaaatttgacaataaggaccaacttcactgaaccatatagtattaaacaatactaattccgcatgttcagagaggaatcaatcgttgtttcacttgaccatgaggagaaaattagaatatttcatacaataaactacaaaagaaatagtgagtggatgacgtcatcagtctcctcatttgcataccgaccaggatgtgcatataactgttttgtgaaattaagagaaactttaaaatgtcataacttccttattttacatccgattttgatgaaatttggaaATGTGGATGTgatgtttcaattttttaaaatacttttcagttttttatttatttgggaTTATGGTTATTCCGGGATGACGGTTTTCTCAAAACATATAGCGCAGACAATATAACAATGTAGGTACCACAGAAGGGTTTTGaaagtgggtgtgtgtgttcgTGGGGGTGAAAcccctagccccccccccttccatgcACACACAGAAAATTTTACACAAGTTGTGTTAAATTTTACACAACTGTGATGTACGTATAGAACTCCACAACAATTGTGTGAAATTTTACCTAACccctattttgtaaaatatacaaaactatTATGTAAGAATTTACATTTCTGCAAAGTAAATTTTTTACATAATTGCTgtgtaattttttcattttgtaaaaaatacacATCTGCGATGTACGTATAGAACTCCACAACAATTGTGTAAAGTTTTACCTAACccctattttgtaaaatataccaaactatTATGTAAGAATTAGATTTCAGCTAGGTAAAAATTTTACATACTTGctgactaattttttttaatgcatcattttgttgtaatttttcttCAGTATTCTGTACCCTTTACTCTGTTATTGTGTTCACCCAATAGGTTCTCCATGTACTAGCAGAGTAAAGGGTACAGAATACAGAAGTAAAATTTACACCAAAatgattcatttaaaaaaatacacagcaGTTATGTAAAGTTTTTACCTTGCTGAAATGTAAATTCTTAAATAatagtttggtatattttacaaaataaaacaattatacagaaaatcatgtaaaaaaagaacatatatTGTAATATTATAATGACACAGACAAGAACACATCgatcattatatacatgtaacaactttttttatatttatatgtttatttagaaacaaaattacatgaattatttatacaaataattataagggattagaaaaaataactattaattacaatatttacaaataattaggATGATtctataaaaacaacaacaaggaATATAAaatggtagaaaaaaattatatatgtacTTTAAGTCATGTTTTGAAAAACTAGTAGGCCTCCCATGTAAATTGCTGAAAGATGCGGTTGCAATATTTTGAgtaggaaaaaataagaaaaaaaattaagagaaaagaagaaaaagaggaagaaaaagaaagggtgAAGGGTAgataattgtaaaaatagcgTTTTTAATCATGTATAAGCCATTTTACCCTGATTTTACCCCTGttgttcaattttcaaaaaatattatgatgtcaccccccccccccccctggaaagtTCGCCCCTCCTACCAAAACACCCTGGCGCCTCCCCTGGCTATATGGCATGTTATTGCTTCTACATCCGAACTATTGGAAAAATGCAGGCACCCTACACTTTGGAATTCTCTTTTTGGTGACAAGCTAATGAGTCAAGTATAAAACACCTATTGAAAATATCAGGTCATTTAATTATTAACGATAATTAGGGCAAACAAACAATCATTATAGATGATGGAAATGAGAGAAGTGTTTTGAAATATACACAGAATAATTATATCACATACAGGTGCATTTCTACTCTAGTTTACATACAATTTAACTGCCTTTATAAGTTCACCACCCAGATCAGGCCTTAACcaactggggggggggtgggggtctatttgatgaccccctccccctcaacgATTCACACAATATCTCCATAATGCATAGTGGTCTTGGCACAAgctttcatgaatttttttttaacaagtatCGCACAACTTTCAACAGTGTCAACACCAAATTTATCGTGACTGCACATACAGATTTAAGGCCACGATCCTTTGAAAACTTTTCATCAAGTCAAAAAATGactaaaaaacatgattttgggtacaaattcaatgcaatatttctatgtttcaataaatcaatataaaaattcacttttaaaattcaaatggcTGAAATGACTTAATTTTAGCATAATCATACTTCAATTCAAGTATGCTTGCAGAGATCACTGCGCATTGTGGAGTTATCACGTGAATCGTTGAGGGAGGGGGCCAAATTGACCCGCCCCCATTGGAATAGGGTTAAACAGTCTACAAGTTGACATTTACTAAGTCAGGTTTGAACAGTCTACAGTTTGACATTTACTttgtcaattaaaaaacaaaagcagtttaaaaaaatgttgacatcACTCAACATAGGAACTTCTTTAGAGCAAAAGTTCATTGGAAGAAAACaacttaacaaaatataaaattacttATAATTAAGACCATACTTCATACAACTAAAAACTTTctgacttaaccctaaaaagactagGTTAGTTTGGGTCctgtgaaaactttttttttggggggggggcatcaagTGCCACCCCTCCCCATGCGCATTGTGGAGTTATCACGCAGATTGTTGAGGGAGGGGGGGCCAAATTGACCCCCCGCTGCCCCCAAAGGAAAAGGGTTAAACAGTCTACAAGTTGACATTTACTAAGTCAGGTTTGAACAGTCTACAGTTTGACATTTACTttgtcaattaaaaaacaaaagcagTTGAAGAAAACaacttaacaaaatataataattaagaCCTTACTTCATACAACAAACAACTTTctgacttaaccctaaaaagactacGGCCCAGGATCACTGTGAAACTTTGCAGGTGCGTAAAGCATTGCGTACACTACAAAACAGTGTCATCACTACTGAAGTTGAAGCGAAACAAAGTATAGTTATTGAATGCGGGCTGCAAACTGGCTTCAGATATCAGATAACGAGTCGACTAAACAGTCTACAGTTTGACATTCACTTTGTCAAttaaccgcccccccccctccaaaaaaaagagaaagtttAACAAAACATTTATCAACACAGGAACTTCTCTTAAGCAAAAGTATCTGGAAAGGCAATAAACTTGCTAGCTCACATGAGGACAGTTAGATGTTGGTATTCATTATTGACTCATAGGCTGTCTCGAAGATTCTGAACTCCCTGATCGCACTGCATTTTACAGCTCCTTTCATCTCATAAATGTATGTTTGTAGGAACTCCCACGCACCACAACACTGAGGCTGGTATTCTAGATCCAGGACATACACTGCTTTATAGCATGTATCTACGGCTTTCATTAAGCTACTTTGTTCCAATGCCCGCCTTTCcacaatgatgaaaatttgcACTGGTTTAAGGAGAGACCCAATGACTAGTATGAACGGTTGAGGTCGACTTTCAGGTACAATATCTTCCAGGAACTTGTCTAGTGCAAGGTTTTCCTGAACAGAAgaatgagagaaaaagagaaaaatattcatGCAAAAGAGGTTCAGAACTGGATTGGcaggaaatataattttgatagaTAATTCAAGCCAGGATTACCTCAAGTACAGatcttcaaatgaaaaaaaataaaaatctgaatcAAAATTCATGGAACACACCGTTGACCAAGAGTTACTGACCCTGACCATTGGCTGGTCACATGACATGAGGTGGCTATTTTCCCGAAACAAAACATGTTCAAGTTCAAGCATATTTTATCCATTCTTGATCAGGAACTTGCACTACACGTAGTCCTCTTCGCTGAAAGAAATGACATTTGCTCGATGTGAAGAATGAACTATGTcgatttataaatgtattattcatgTCTAGAACAAATCAGGAAGTTGGGACTTTTTTGATTGAACACAAGCCATTTTTATGGGTTCGTGATTCATGTTCCTGATTCTGTCTAagtttgggggggggagggggaaagcTGCACACTGTCTAAGTGTTTTTACCGGGTAATTGCACATAAAGAAATGTTCAATTTACGAGAATCACAAAATCAATTCTTGTGAGAGTGGTTATGagaatcaaaatttattttcatggaatttgCATTAAACAGTGTGGGTAACCAGATCAGAATCATACATACAATACAAATGTCTCTCGCAAAATTAGAGATTTCTCCTAAGCTGCAACATAATTGAGCCTCTGTTGTATCTAGAATCTCCACTATAAGATACACACTTTATAACATGCTAACTAACAGGACCAAACAGcattacaattttaaaaaaagcaaGCTGACCCAACTTACATTTTGGACATCTATGAATCCTAGTTGTGCTTCCCGGGTTGAATATCTgccccctttcccctttcttcTACCTGGAAATAGTACTGGTAACAAGCCAAAGGCTAGATTGTTCTTTTGCtctgaatataaagaaataaaaaaaacagtaacAAAATCGTTAAAAAACATCTCATTAATTGTTAACATATCAAAAAATCAGTCTCTTTCCCCAGATTTATTTCAAAGACACTTCTATTTAACCCTATTCTAACTGGGCATTTTCAGTGCTTGAGATTActgggggggggtggatgtgTCAATTtgacactccccccccccttaagacCTTAAGCAAAAAATCTGGTTTCATCACACTCAccctttctttctcatttttacaGCATTAGCTTGAAGAGTTCAGAGACTTATTCTATTGAGTGTTATTCACTTCATTCTAATAATTTTGTCAgtctttacaaaaaatatttacaattcttgacttattttcctttcatttaatatttttcttttaagtaaattaaattttaaagtaaattttctCTCGCACCCCCTTTGAGAACACCACTGAAACTGGTTAAAAACAGCCGATAacttaaaaatttattttcccCATGGTGTTTGCCGATTTGAAGACACCATTGCAAAAAAATTGGCTCAGCGAGACGCGACGGGCCGCGGCGCGGGGACGCGACCCGAGTGTTTAGTAATAGCCCGGGGAGCGATGCGAGTGACGCTGTATAGGCCTACGTCCGCGTCCTATTCACTTTCTTTGATATGTGAAATTTATCTGTTCATCATTGATTATCTAAAGAAAATGAATCTTGTCCTCAGATCTGCAGATTTATCTTTATTGCAATGCCTGGACTCATATAAAACTTTGGTGTTCGGGTGATGCAAATTAAGAGCGACCACTAATTTACAACCGCGCTGCAAATAAAGCAAGCGGGGCGAAGGTTCGCGGTTGGTCATCAACGCGACGCAACGACCGAACACGACAGAACACTACACTGATCTGTGGCTAAAGTCATTAAATTTTAAGTCACCACATTCACGTACATGCATATAATTTACCTCTGCAAGAGCTATAACTAGCATCAATCAtttgttcatgaaataaaaaagaagtttCTATTCTTACCTTCAAATTTGTCCACATAATCCCCAAGCCCCCATCCTCGCAGCACCGTTTCGACGTACGCCATGTTGCCAGAGTACGGTATTTTGTACTTCAAAATTAAGAACTTCTGAATTTTACTCTGCGCGCACGtgtcaataaaacaaaacacaattatgTAGAAAAACTAAATACACAATCGCCGTGTATTTCGcatatcaataaaacaaaacacgATATGTAAAAAATCTAAGTTCACAATCGCCGTGTATTTCGCTCATATACAAAACAccattgtgtaaaaaaaaataataaatcacaaTCGCCATTTCGCATAACACGGATGTGGAAAAACTTTTCCCAATCATCATGTATTTTGGACTCCATTACTATGTAATATTTACCCAAACGAGgttaaataccctttttacaatTCACATATGTATTTTAAATGCTTACAAACTGGCAAAGTAGACATTTTTTACCAGATCTTACATAGATTGTGTATAATTTATTCTTACATGCTATTTTTTTACTTAACATTGGCAATATTTCTGTGAGTGTGGCCAAAGGAGGAAAATgtacatttttgaaatttttagatGTTCAATTGAATCAATTTCCTGGTATGAAAAATATACAAGGacgcaaaatatatattttttattgagaACTCCACTTGGGGAAAATCTATATCAATTAAGTCCTCCAAAATCTGATGCATGGCATGATCTGTTACCTGTTGTTACAGATCGTTCTGTAACGTGAGTCATTACAAAGATTTTCATGAATTGCGTGTTCGtgttaatttattcaaaaaaggtttttacgAATGAGAAGCAACATTTATGCTTTGTGATGAAATAAAGATTTGTAATTAACTCCTAGTAttgttatgaaattttagcctTCAAATGTAACGTGACTAGCCATGGGAATGCCTTTAAATGTAATTCACGATGTTATTAATGAGTTGCAAAATTCATGTGTAGCTAATATGTGTCcaatgtcgattttcaaattcaaacagcAACGTGAATCATGATCGAAAACTCAATTacagaacacaaacacgatcagcggtgcactgttcagtgtcggaaatataaagctgattaTTTTGTTGATCGCGTTTAAATTTCCCGCTTTCGTGAGCGCAGTATGACCTATCACCAGAAGGGTAAATTCTGGCACCTgcttgtgtaggcttccactgcgagagcaaatctaaagacatttcaaaactttcgTGTTCAATGTCGCACTCGCGATACTGAAGGTCGTGTTTACAAACTCATCTTTTTCGACGTTTGAATTTTACTCCGAtcgtgatttgaaagacgtttacttttacGACCGGGAATGGAGGACATTGACCACACCCTTTATTTCTTATCATATCCCcgttttgtaatcacgttttcaatcatgattcatgtttcCGTTTAATTTGGaaaccgacattgaacacaccctgaATCTAGATGCAATAGATTTTAATGATGTCACGTGTTCATCAGCTCTGTTTAATCACATAATGTTCTCCAgtattacattattttcatgaaaccTTTCCAAGGATGCAT contains:
- the LOC135157504 gene encoding uncharacterized protein LOC135157504; this encodes MAYVETVLRGWGLGDYVDKFEEQKNNLAFGLLPVLFPGRRKGKGGRYSTREAQLGFIDVQNENLALDKFLEDIVPESRPQPFILVIGSLLKPVQIFIIVERRALEQSSLMKAVDTCYKAVYVLDLEYQPQCCGAWEFLQTYIYEMKGAVKCSAIREFRIFETAYESIMNTNI